The Acomys russatus chromosome 1, mAcoRus1.1, whole genome shotgun sequence genome has a window encoding:
- the Akt1 gene encoding RAC-alpha serine/threonine-protein kinase: MNDVAIVKEGWLHKRGEYIKTWRPRYFLLKNDGTFIGYKERPQDVEQRESPLNNFSVAQCQLMKTERPRPNTFIIRCLQWTTVIERTFHVETPEEREEWTTAIQTVADGLKRQEEETMDFRSGSPSDNSGAEEMEVSLAKPKHRVTMNEFEYLKLLGKGTFGKVILVKEKATGRYYAMKILKKEVIVAKDEVAHTLTENRVLQNSRHPFLTALKYSFQTHDRLCFVMEYANGGELFFHLSRERVFSEDRARFYGAEIVSALDYLHSEKNVVYRDLKLENLMLDKDGHIKITDFGLCKEGIKDGATMKTFCGTPEYLAPEVLEDNDYGRAVDWWGLGVVMYEMMCGRLPFYNQDHEKLFELILMEEIRFPRTLGPEAKSLLSGLLKKDPTQRLGGGSGDAKEIMQHRFFANIVWQDVYEKKLSPPFKPQVTSETDTRYFDEEFTAQMITITPPDQDDSMECADSERRPHFPQFSYSASGTA, translated from the exons GGGAGTACATCAAAACCTGGCGGCCACGCTACTTCCTCCTCAAGAATGATGGCACCTTTATTGGCTACAAGGAGCGGCCTCAGGATGTGGAGCAGCGCGAGTCCCCCCTCAACAACTTCTCAGTGGCAC AATgccagctgatgaaaacagagcGGCCAAGGCCCAACACCTTCATCATTCGTTGCCTGCAGTGGACCACAGTCATTGAGCGCACCTTCCATGTGGAAACGCCTGAAGAGCG GGAAGAGTGGACCACTGCCATCCAGACTGTGGCCGATGGactcaagaggcaggaggaggaaacGATGGACTTCCGATCAGGTTCGCCCAGCGACAactcaggggctgaggagatggaggTTTCCCTGGCCAAGCCCAAGCACCGTGTG ACCATGAACGAGTTTGAGTACCTGAAGCTGCTGGGCAAGGGCACCTTCGGGAAGGTGATCCTGGTGAAGGAGAAGGCCACAGGCCGCTACTACGCCATGAAGATCCTCAAGAAGGAGGTCATCGTTGCCAAG GATGAGGTTGCCCACACGCTTACTGAGAACCGTGTCCTGCAGAACTCTAGGCATCCCTTCCTTACA GCCCTGAAGTACTCATTCCAGACCCACGACCGCCTCTGCTTTGTCATGGAGTACGCCAATGGGGGCGAG CTCTTCTTCCACCTGTCTCGTGAGCGTGTGTTTTCCGAGGACCGGGCCCGCTTCTACGGTGCAGAGATTGTGTCGGCCCTGGATTACCTGCACTCGGAGAAGAACGTGGTGTACCGGGACCTGAAG CTGGAGAACCTCATGCTGGACAAGGATGGGCACATCAAGATAACGGACTTCGGGCTGTGCAAGGAGGGTATCAAGGATGGCGCCACTATGAAGACCTTCTGCGGAACCCCTGAGTACCTGGCCCCTGAG GTGCTGGAGGACAACGACTACGGCCGCGCAGTGGACTGGTGGGGGCTGGGCGTGGTCATGTATGAGATGATGTGTGGCCGCCTGCCCTTCTACAACCAGGACCATGAGAAGCTGTTCGAGCTCATCCTCATGGAGGAGATCCGCTTCCCACGCACACTGGGCCCCGAGGCGAAGTCCCTGCTCTCCGGGCTGCTCAAGAAGGACCCCACACAGAG GCTTGGTGGCGGCTCCGGGGACGCCAAGGAGATCATGCAGCACCGCTTCTTTGCCAACATCGTGTGGCAGGACGTGTATGAGAAGAAG CTGAGCCCACCCTTCAAGCCCCAGGTCACCTCTGAGACTGACACCAGGTATTTCGATGAGGAGTTCACAGCCCAGATGATCACCATCACACCGCCTGATCAAG ATGACAGCATGGAGTGTGCAGACAGCGAGCGGAGGCCGCACTTTCCCCAGTTTTCCTACTCAGCCAGTGGCACAGCCTGA